CCGGCTCGGGACAGCCGTCGGTGTCCTGCCAGCTGTCGAAGTCCTCGGCCACTTCGGGGCAGAGGTCGGCGTCGTCGAGGATGCCGTCGTCATCCTTGTCCTTGTCGCCGCCCCAGTACATGGCAAAGCCGACGTAGGCTTCGAGGATGCCGTCGTTGACATCGACCTCTTCGGCGCCCCATAGGTTGCCGCTGCCGATGGTGTCGAGGTCGTTGTCGATGATGCGCGAATAGCGCGCGCCCAGGTCCAGGCTCGAGTTCTCGCCCACGAACCACTCCACGCCCAGCCCCAGCGTGCCGGTGAAGTTCTGGCCGTGCAGCGGATGGCTGCGACCCTCGGCGTCGTAGCCGTGCACGATCTCGCCGTCGGGCATCAGGCCCACGCCGTCGGTGCCGTTCTCGTCACGCACGCGCCAATCGAGGTAACCGGCGTACAGCCCCATGTAGGGCACGAACGACGACTCGGAACCGAAATGGCGGCGGACGCCGATCAGGCCGTGCATCGTGGTCGTGTAGTAGGCATGCACGCTGTCGAAAGTGAGGCCGGCGTCCTCGCCGCTCAGGGCGCCCGGGCGCACCCAGCCGTAGCGCAGGCCCATCTCCAGCGACCAGTTCGGGTTCAGCCCGTTGCGCAGCCAGAACGCGACATCCTGGTCGGCGTTCGAATAGTCGTGCTCGCCGCCGATCATCTTCTGCAGGCCGAGCTGGGTGCCCACGCCCCAGCGCCCGGTCAGGTCGTTGGCCAGCACGGGGCCGGCCAGCAGCATCAGCACCAGGGGTGCCAGCGCGACGATACGTTTCATGGGGGTTCCTCCTGCGCGGGGTGGGCCGCGCGCTCCTGAAATGGCGACTTCGAATGCTGGATGTGTCTCAATTCCTAATGCAATGGTCCGCTTTGATCCAGAGATTTCTGCGCCGCGACCGGGCATTGCCGCGCCGACCCCGTGCAGCTAAGGTGCTGCCGGTCGCACCAACCAGCCCGGAGGCCGCATGACCGCATCCGATTCCACCCGCCCCTGGTCCGCCCATCCGCTGGCCCGCGAACTGGACGTGGCCCTGGACGCCGTTCGCGAAGCCGGTTCGCTGTGCCATGAGGTTGGACAGGCGGTCGACCGCGGCGCGTTGGCCAAGCCCGACCGCAGCCCGGTCACCGTGGCCGATTTCGGCGCCCAGGCGCTGGTGTGCCGTGCCCTCGGCGAGGCCTTCGCGACCGACCCGGTGATGGGCGAGGAATCCGCTGCCGCACTGCGACAGCCGGAAGCCGCGGCCCTGCTGGCGCGCGTGACGGCGCTGGTCGCCGCGCGGCGACCGGGCGCCGGCGCCGGGGACGTCTGCGCGTGGATCGACCGCGGGCAGTTCGCCGCGACTGCGCCGCGCTTCTGGGCCCTCGACCCCGTCGACGGCACCAAGGGATTCCTGCGGGGCGGGCAGTACGCCATCGCGCTGGCGCTCATAGTCGATGGGCAACTGGCGGCCGCGGTGATGGGCTGCCCCAGCCTGGGTACGCAGGTGGCCGACGATGCCGGCGACGGCACGCTGTTCGCCGCACTGGCCGGCGGCGGCGCCTGGCAGATGCCGCTGCGTGCGGCGGGTGCACCGCGGACCATGGGCACGAGCGCCGTCGCCGACCCGGCGCGGGTGCGATTCTGCGAGTCGGTCGAAGCCGCCCATTCGTCGCACGGCAACGCAGCCCGCGTGACGGAGCTGCTGGGCGTCACGGCCCCGCCGGTGCGGCTGGACAGCCAGGCCAAGTACGGCGTGGTCGCCCGTGGGGAAGCTGAAGCCTACCTGCGCATGCCGAACCGTGCCGACTATTCCGAGAACATCTGGGATCACGCTGCCGGCGCCCTGGTGGTGACGGAGGCCGGCGGCACGGTGACGGACATTGCCGGCAAGCCGCTCGATTTCTCGCGCGGGGTCAAGCTGGCGGTCAATCGCGGCGTCGTAGCCACCTGCGGGCCGGTCCACGCCGCGGTCATCGGGGCCATCGGCAAGCTGGGATTGGCGGGTTAACGCTCCCGGTCGCTACCCGCGGCCGCGACTCAGCGGAACATCGGCACGGCGCCCGGCGTCTCCCGGTAGGTCGAGGTCCTTTTCGGCTGCCACTGCCCACCGATCTTCATGCGGCTCTCGACGGTGTGACCGTCGGCCGTGCGGCGCCAGACGCCCTCCACCTCGCTGATGTCCCCCGCATTGCCCACCACCTGCTCGCGCGTGACCAGTGAATCACCGGCGGCGGTGATGGTGCCGTGCGTGTAGAAGTCGGCCGTGGTCACGTACCAGTAGGCGATGGCCTGACGTGAGACGTCCCACATGATGATCGACTCGCCGCCGTAGTCACCGCCGTTGATCGAGTGGGTGATGCGCACGGCCTTGCCGCCGAGGATGGTCTCCCACTCCTGCACGTCGACGGTCGCGGCCTCGTTCCCGGCCGGCCCCATGTTCGCGGTGAACACGCGGTCCACGTAGGGAGCCAGGGGCGCCAGGCGCGGATCGAGCCCGGCGGCCATTGCGGTGGCGGCGGCGACGGCCATGAACGCTGCGACGCGCACGACGGTACGGAGAGCGTTGCGGTGGGCAGTGGACGGCATGGCGGTTCTCCCGGGAAGTCGTCGCTGGCGCGGCGAAGGTGGTTGGGGCATTCTTGCCTCGCGGCATTCCGGCCATGGTAGCGGCGCGGGGCGCCGGACGTCCACCCTGCGGAGGCATGCATGATCGTCGTTGTCGGCGCCGGGCCGGCGGGCCTGTTCGCGGCCGTTACCGCTCGAGAGGCGGCGCCGGGCCGACCGGTCGTCGTGTTCGAGAAGGCCGGCAAGCCGCTGGCCAAGGTGCTGGTGTCCGGCGGCGGGCGCTGCAACGTCACCCACGCCTGTTTCGACCCCCGGGAGCTGGTCACACGCTACCCGCGCGGCGGCCGCGAATTGCGCGGCCCCCTCACCCGCTTCGGCCCGGCCGAGACCGCGGCCTGGTTCGCTGCGCACGGCGTGGTGCTGAAAACCGAAGCCGATGGCCGCATGTTCCCCACCACCGACGACTCGCGCACCGTGGCCGAGGCGCTGCTGGGCGCGTCAAGAGACCTGGGCGTGGACCTGCGCCTGCGCGAAGGTGTGCGCGCGGTGAGCGTGACCGAAGGCGGCTTCCGCGTGGAGCCCGAGGCCGGCGAACCGATTGTCGCCGACAAGGTGCTGCTCGCCACCGGCGGCCGCACCTCGCGGGGCGACGCCGGGAGCGTCGACGGCTACACGCTGGCCGCGGCCCTGGGACACACGGTGGTGCCGCCGGTGCCCTCGCTGTTCAGCCTGGACTGTGCCGAACCCTGGCTCACCGCGCTGGCCGGCGTAGCCGTGGCCGATGCGGTCGTCGCCGTGGGCGAGGGCCGTGCCGCCGTCAGCCGCCGCGGTCCGGTGCTGGTCACCCACCGTGGCGTGAGCGGCCCGGCCGTGCTGGTGCTCTCGGCCTGGGCGGCGCGCACGCTGCACGAGGCGGGGTATGTTGCGGAACTGCGCGTGGACTGGCTGCCCGGCACGCCTGCATCCGGCATCGATGCGCTGCTGAAGGAGTGGGCGCACGCACACGGCAAGCAGGAAGTCGTGGCGCTGGGGCCGGGCGGCCTGCCGAAGCGCCTGTGGACCGCCCTGGCGATGCATGCCGGCGTGGACGCGCAGCAGCGCTGGGGCGACCTCGACCGGGCCGGCCGCGAGATGCTTGGCGCGGCCCTGCGCAACACGTGCCTGCACACCACGGGGCAGAGCACGCACAAGGAGGAGTTCGTCACCTGCGGCGGCGTGGACCTGCGCGAGGTGGACTTTCGCACCATGGAGAGTCGTCGCTGCCCGGGACTGTACCTGGCGGGCGAGGTGCTGGATATCGACGGCGTGACCGGCGGCTTCAACTTCCAGGGCTGCTGGACCACCGGCCGCCTGGCCGGGCTGGCACTCGCAGCCGACTGAGGCCCGCCATCGCGCGGTCGTGGTCAGCCTTCGGCGGCCATGGTCCGCCCGGACGCCGCCGCCGCTTCGGCGACCAGGACGTCCCTGCCCTCGCACAGGGCGTCATCGATGGCCCGCACGACCTCGGTCGCGGCCTGCAGCCTGGTCCTGTCCACGGCCACCGCCAGGCGACCGAGCATGGCCCCTTCGCGCGCCATGACGCGCCGCGCCAGCCCGACGCCGGCCGGCGTCAGTTCGGCCAGGCGCGAGCGCCGGTGACGCGGGTTCTCGCGCCAGGTCACCAGCCCGCGCTCGACCAGCGGTGCCAGCGTCTGCTGGAGATACTGCCGCGAGGCGCCGCGCCGCGCCGCGAGCTGGGGAATGGTCTGCACGCCCCCCTGCCGCAGGAGCAGCAACAGGCCCCGTTCGGCCACCGTCAGGTCGTCGCCGGCGTGGAGATCGCGGGCCGCCGCCTCGAGGTGTTCGGCCAGCCGGCGCGCCGCCGCCACCAGGGCGCCGGCGGCGAAGACAGCCTGCGGGTCCACGGCAGGAGTATCGGCAGATGGTCTCCCGGCAACCGGGATCGGGTCGGGCATGGCTTCCTCCCTGAAAGTGGATCCGGTTGTCAGGTTGCCCGAACGGGACTCCAACGTCAACCATGTTGTCATCCCAGAAAGCCGCCTCGATGCCCCCGCCCGAGGCGCCGAACACTTCGTCAACAATATTGACACTACAACCCAAACACCTGGGACACCCCGCTGCTGGCGCCCGCACTATTGTCAACATCCTTGACATGATCTCCACCCATCCCGACGCGTTGCCGCGCCGGGGGCGGATTCGTATGTTCACGGCTGCCACGGCGACTGCCCGCCCAACGGCCGCCACCGCCCCGCTCCCCCGGAGATGACACCGTGAGCCTGAGATATCCGCTCCGTTCGGGCATCAGCCTCCTGGTCCACAACTGCCTGCCGGTCGTCGCCATCGCTGCCGGGATGGGCGTCCTGGCGGGACTGTCGGGCTGCGACGACGATCGCCCCACCATGCCCGCGAACACCGACGCCTGGCATGTCGAGGACCTGCCCCTGTTGACGATCGGCGTGGGCTTGACCGCCATCGACTTCGACGGCAACCAGGGCCACATCCTGGGCGGGACATCGCAGAAGGTCGGCACCGACTACCTGCTGCTGTCGCGCGACCCGGAGCGGCACTGGGTCAGCGCGGAACTGGCCGACCCGCCCGACAACGCGGTGCTGCTGGACCTGGCGGCCGGCGCCCTGGGACTGGCGGTGGGCGGATTCCTGGACCAGGACATCGACCCCTGCCTGCTCTACGACGGGCGCAGCTACCCGACAGCCTCGATTGCGCGCCCAGGCGTGCGCATCGCCGCGGTCGACGGTGACGATGACCTGATGGTCGCCGGCGGCACTGGCATCGGCGGCACGCTGTGGTCGAGCCGTGAGCCGGGAATCTGGGCCATCGAGGTGACACCGCTCGACACGCAGCACGAGGGCGGCTACACCGATGTCTTCGTCGACGGCGGGCGTGCGCTGGCCTGCGGCTATGACGAAGGAGCCGACACGCTGCAGGTGGTGCTGTCGCTCGACACGGTGGCCGGCGTGTGGCGCAAGGTTCCGCTGGGAGCCGGGGTCGCCACGCGGACATTCCGCTGCATCGCGGGAACAGCAGCCGGCGCCCTCATGGTCGGGGGCCTCGCGGGCGGCGGTGGCCAGTCGCCGCGTGCGTTCCTGATGCTGCGCAGCAGCGCCGGCACCTGGAGCGACATCGCGCTGCCGGACGGCGACCTGATCGGCGGCATCAACGACATCCTGCCGTCGGCTGACGGCGCCTGGTACGTGGCTTGCGGCGGCGCCGGCGGCGCCGGGCTGGCGACCATCGTGCGCGTGTCGGGCACCACGGCCACGCGGGAGATGACGCCGTTCCAGGGCAAGGTGCAGCAGATGGCGGTCGACGGCGACGGCGTGGTGCACGCCGTGGGCTACCGCTCGACGGCGGGTCTCGGGCTGGAGCAGCCGACGTTGT
The sequence above is drawn from the bacterium genome and encodes:
- a CDS encoding OmpA family protein, with the protein product MKRIVALAPLVLMLLAGPVLANDLTGRWGVGTQLGLQKMIGGEHDYSNADQDVAFWLRNGLNPNWSLEMGLRYGWVRPGALSGEDAGLTFDSVHAYYTTTMHGLIGVRRHFGSESSFVPYMGLYAGYLDWRVRDENGTDGVGLMPDGEIVHGYDAEGRSHPLHGQNFTGTLGLGVEWFVGENSSLDLGARYSRIIDNDLDTIGSGNLWGAEEVDVNDGILEAYVGFAMYWGGDKDKDDDGILDDADLCPEVAEDFDSWQDTDGCPEPDNDSDGIGDTVDGCPNDAEDRDGFRDEDGCPDPDNDGDGVLDAKDKCPDQAEDPDGFQDADGCPDPDNDGDGVNDAADTCPDTPAGVKVDKDGCPLAAEIKATMTLKGVRFKTGSAVLDPVSVTTLEEVAASLKAWPMVRVEVQGHTDNVGSAEANRNLSAQRAEAVRQYLVGAGVEAGRMTAVGYGEDLPVADNTTDAGRQANRRVDLVRTDR
- a CDS encoding 3'(2'),5'-bisphosphate nucleotidase, producing MTASDSTRPWSAHPLARELDVALDAVREAGSLCHEVGQAVDRGALAKPDRSPVTVADFGAQALVCRALGEAFATDPVMGEESAAALRQPEAAALLARVTALVAARRPGAGAGDVCAWIDRGQFAATAPRFWALDPVDGTKGFLRGGQYAIALALIVDGQLAAAVMGCPSLGTQVADDAGDGTLFAALAGGGAWQMPLRAAGAPRTMGTSAVADPARVRFCESVEAAHSSHGNAARVTELLGVTAPPVRLDSQAKYGVVARGEAEAYLRMPNRADYSENIWDHAAGALVVTEAGGTVTDIAGKPLDFSRGVKLAVNRGVVATCGPVHAAVIGAIGKLGLAG
- a CDS encoding NAD(P)/FAD-dependent oxidoreductase yields the protein MIVVVGAGPAGLFAAVTAREAAPGRPVVVFEKAGKPLAKVLVSGGGRCNVTHACFDPRELVTRYPRGGRELRGPLTRFGPAETAAWFAAHGVVLKTEADGRMFPTTDDSRTVAEALLGASRDLGVDLRLREGVRAVSVTEGGFRVEPEAGEPIVADKVLLATGGRTSRGDAGSVDGYTLAAALGHTVVPPVPSLFSLDCAEPWLTALAGVAVADAVVAVGEGRAAVSRRGPVLVTHRGVSGPAVLVLSAWAARTLHEAGYVAELRVDWLPGTPASGIDALLKEWAHAHGKQEVVALGPGGLPKRLWTALAMHAGVDAQQRWGDLDRAGREMLGAALRNTCLHTTGQSTHKEEFVTCGGVDLREVDFRTMESRRCPGLYLAGEVLDIDGVTGGFNFQGCWTTGRLAGLALAAD
- a CDS encoding MarR family transcriptional regulator, with protein sequence MPDPIPVAGRPSADTPAVDPQAVFAAGALVAAARRLAEHLEAAARDLHAGDDLTVAERGLLLLLRQGGVQTIPQLAARRGASRQYLQQTLAPLVERGLVTWRENPRHRRSRLAELTPAGVGLARRVMAREGAMLGRLAVAVDRTRLQAATEVVRAIDDALCEGRDVLVAEAAAASGRTMAAEG